From Penicillium digitatum chromosome 5, complete sequence, one genomic window encodes:
- a CDS encoding coiled-coil domain-containing protein 174 produces the protein MPADQDSLYGQPRSKKNKTEQTSSSLAFTSQLSSLIAQNATSAPSRGRQRPSKNPKSDIFSKHNKGTQKRAAADLADDNRAVKQVHRSTQDIGSVDANTLARSRRRMQEKVRLYDDMKKGLHFTGDSDDDDMPVDPSDPDAYLARLRRKEKEVLVDFDLKHSNEEPLKQEESDNDNASIISYEDDLGRSRRGTRAEAAEAARAKDEEAGGRASQERWRPTRPENLIYGEVVQTEAFNPDANIASHMSHLAARRDRSPTPPEKKHYDAEAEIRNRGTGFYNFSTDEEERKQQMEELQILREGTLFKRKTDEERIAERKAHIEWRLKEMKRLNEERKERWRLEDLEAERNPPKPQTTPPPKPSPTKWLYPESDTPYDRTKCPLWRRYMVMVYPDPDDITDAAKDKDKDTS, from the coding sequence ATGCCTGCTGATCAAGATTCACTCTACGGGCAACCCCGTtcaaaaaagaacaaaactGAGCAAACCAGCTCAAGCCTCGCCTTTACCTCTCAGCTCTCTTCACTCATTGCACAAAATGCGACCTCCGCTCCGTCGCGTGGGCGCCAGCGTCCCTCCAAGAATCCGAAGTCAGATATATTCTCTAAGCACAACAAAGGCACTCAGAAGCGCGCAGCTGCCGATCTCGCAGATGACAACAGGGCCGTCAAGCAAGTCCACAGGAGTACCCAGGACATAGGCTCCGTCGACGCCAATACACTGGCTCGGTCTCGACGCCGCATGCAGGAAAAAGTGCGCCTTTACGATGATATGAAGAAGGGACTGCACTTTACCGGTGatagtgatgatgatgacatgCCAGTGGATCCATCCGACCCGGACGCCTACCTGGCCCGACTACGACGCAAGGAGAAAGAGGTATTGGTAGATTTCGATCTCAAGCATTCAAACGAGGAGCCTCTCAAGCAAGAAGAATCCGATAACGATAATGCATCGATAATTTCCTACGAAGACGATCTTGGCCGTTCTCGCCGTGGCACTCGCGCCGAAGCCGCCGAAGCCGCTCGCGCCAAGGATGAAGAAGCAGGTGGCAGAGCTTCACAGGAACGCTGGCGCCCTACTCGCCCTGAAAATTTGATTTACGGAGAGGTTGTTCAGACTGAAGCCTTCAATCCCGATGCCAACATTGCGTCACACATGTCCCATCTCGCTGCTCGTCGTGACCGCTCGCCTACCCCGCCAGAGAAGAAGCATTACGATGCCGAAGCAGAGATTCGCAATCGTGGAACTGGATTCTATAACTTTTCTACCGACGAGGAGGAGCGCAAGCAGCAGATGGAGGAACTCCAGATTCTGCGAGAAGGGACCTTGTTCAAGCGGAAAACGGACGAGGAACGGATAGCCGAACGCAAGGCTCATATAGAGTGGCGACTCAAAGAAATGAAGAGACTTAACGAGGAGAGGAAGGAGAGATGGCGTCTGGAGGATCTTGAAGCCGAACGCAACCCACCTAAGCCACAAACTACGCCTCCACCTAAACCATCCCCCACAAAATGGTTGTACCCTGAGTCAGACACCCCGTATGACCGAACTAAATGCCCACTGTGGCGCCGCTACATGGTGATGGTTTATCCCGACCCAGACGATATCACTGACGCTGCAAAGGACAAGGACAAGGACACTTCCTAA
- a CDS encoding Maltose acetyltransferase family protein codes for MAQALRASRQSADDLAVGFFAFRDPLPEHVGEIASLMSELYAISSTLTTLERLAEDPRNRRYFEMIKSDLNVVQASFTYTVEDIGDFFRDLDDPDAGQARYKRTWIIMSRFFWDQSNYTLAIRLAKYKTVFQEFNDLVREGHYTSSILVDLISGFKTLLSSQDSRFAARFEGMTLRPNDSPTSNRASPPSPVRGRPLRECLVRDHSARDHSARNHPARDHPARDHPAKDHPARDHPARDHPARDHPARDHPARDHPARDQNTRRQRSYERTRPPHMSPPPMSSSSTTSSDIPPSVPDIPLSPLTSASATTATSQSTEPDIIKEHWAKDTFGSSSTSTPLPSVREKSHCRGEPHPGIKQSIKDKGFEELLQLSLNDESEMRVSFYLRRTDRRVRILCKEPHRTRPSDYHCLPLNLLEVLRDGSCLRLCRRRNRGTELVLWTQLKFTTLEDLVLFHNTFLALRSQDEGHPIEEILDHELAHEQECFGGTITDDDYVHALRVYKDTVTGAVRLQASVYLGDMNHTPVWTAFVTHNLGKRKWLKLYDSKTVIMRDTKPVVFISMDEYTPLQTSQGHHVLEFTSSSDAKEFLDVMDELGD; via the exons ATGGCTCAAGCTCTGCGCGCATCTCGTCAGAGTGCCGACGACTTGGCTGTTGGCTTTTTTGCATTCCGAGACCCTCTCCCAGAACATGTGGGCGAGATCGCATCGCTCATGTCCGAGTTATACGCAATCAGCTCAACATTAACCACCTTGGAGCGTCTAGCGGAAGATCCCCGAAATCGCCGTTATTTTGAAATGATAAAATCCGATTTGAATGTGGTGCAAGCCAGTTTCACATATACAGTTGAGGACATCGGCGATTTTTTCAGGGATCTCGATGACCCAGATGCTGGTCAAGCCAGATACAAGCGCACATGGATAATTATGAGCCGATTCTTTTGGGATCAATCAAACTACACCCTGGCTATCCGGCTAGCCAAGTATAAGACGGTCTTTCAAGAGTTCAATGACTTGGTAAGAGA GGGTCACTACACCTCCTCGATTCTCGTGGACCTCATCAGTGGCTTCAAGACTTTACTCTCCTCACAAGATAGCCGGTTTGCTGCTCGCTTTGAAGGCATGACGCTCCGCCCAAATGACTCGCCTACCAGCAACCGCGCGAGTCCCCCGAGCCCGGTTAGGGGCCGCCCACTGAGAGAGTGCTTAGTAAGGGACCACTCAGCGAGAGACCATTCAGCGAGAAACCACCCAGCGAGAGACCACCCAGCGAGAGACCACCCAGCGAAAGACCACCCAGCGAGAGACCATCCAGCGAGAGACCACCCAGCGAGAGACCACCCAGCGAGAGACCACCCAGCGAGAGACCACCCAGCGAGAGACCAAAACACGCGACGGCAGAGGTCATATGAGCGTACTCGACCGCCGCATATGTCTCCTCCGCCGATGTCGTCTTCCTCTACCACTTCTTCGGATATCCCGCCGTCTGTACCGGATATCCCACTCTCGCCGCTTACTTCTGCATCTGCAACGACAGCTACTAGCCAGTCGACTGAACCCGATATTATCAAAGAACACTGGGCCAAGGATACATTCGGCTCTAGTAGCACCAGCACTCCTCTGCCATCAGTTAGAGAAAA GTCACACTGCCGCGGTGAACCTCATCCAGGCATCAAACAATCAATCAAAGACAAGGGCTTCGAGGAGCTTCTCCAACT ATCTCTGAACGATGAGTCTGAAATGCGCGTATCCTTTTACCTAAGGAGAACAGACCGCCGCGTCCGCATCCTGTGCAAGGAGCCCCACCGGACGCGGCCTAGTGACTACCACTGCTTGCCGCTTAACTTACTCGAGGTCTTGCGAGATGGCTCTTGTCTCCGACTATGTAGGCGGCGGAATCGTGGGACAGAGCTTGTTTTATGGACGCAATTGAAGTTCACCACATTGGAAG ATCTGGTACTATTCCATAACACATTTCTTGCCTTGCGCTCCCAGGATGAAGGCCACCCCATCGAGGAAATTCTAGACCATGAGCTGGCACACGAACAAGAATGCTTTGGAGG AACAATCACCGACGACGACTACGTGCACGCGTTGCGCGTATATAAAGATACGGTGACTGGAGCTGTTAGACTACAGGCGTCAGTCTACCTAGGCGATATGAACCA CACACCGGTCTGGACTGCGTTCGTTACCCACAACCTCGGGAAACGCAAATGGCTGAAGTTATACGATTCCAAAACGGTGATAATGCGTGATACCAAGCCTGTGGTATTTATATCTATGGATGAGTATACTCCTCTGCAGACGTCACAGGGACACCATGTCTTGGAGTTCACAAGCTCGTCTG ATGCCAAGGAGTTCTTGGACGTTATGGATGAATTGGGCGATTGA